A single window of Sporosarcina sp. FSL W7-1349 DNA harbors:
- a CDS encoding chemotaxis protein CheC yields the protein MSAENQITDLHLDVLKEIGNIGAAHAATSMSQLLGRKIDMHVPNVALVSFDEMFDLAGGSEEIVAGIFLRIEGDLSGSMFFVLPLESANRFIRRLIGDEAFDFNSFPINEMGISAMQEIGNILSGSYLSALSDFTGLKIYPTVPSLSVDMVGAIVSFGLIEVSHYSDEVIVIDTQMMEEGAGEKSVVDGHFFLLPDPSSYITIFRSLGVL from the coding sequence ATGAGCGCTGAAAATCAGATAACTGATCTGCATTTGGACGTTCTGAAAGAGATTGGTAATATCGGGGCGGCCCACGCGGCCACTTCCATGTCCCAATTGTTAGGACGTAAAATCGATATGCATGTGCCGAACGTGGCACTTGTGTCGTTTGATGAAATGTTTGACTTGGCGGGAGGTTCTGAGGAAATTGTAGCGGGCATTTTCTTGCGGATCGAAGGCGATTTATCGGGAAGTATGTTTTTCGTCCTTCCGCTGGAATCGGCCAATCGGTTCATCCGACGATTGATCGGAGATGAGGCGTTTGATTTCAATTCATTTCCAATCAATGAAATGGGGATTTCGGCCATGCAGGAAATCGGCAATATCTTGTCGGGTTCCTATCTTTCCGCTCTATCTGACTTCACCGGCCTGAAGATCTATCCGACCGTTCCGTCACTGAGCGTGGATATGGTAGGGGCGATTGTCAGTTTCGGACTGATCGAAGTATCCCATTACAGCGACGAAGTGATTGTCATTGATACACAGATGATGGAAGAGGGGGCAGGCGAGAAGTCGGTTGTGGATGGCCACTTTTTCTTATTGCCGGACCCATCGTCCTACATAACCATTTTCCGTTCGTTAGGTGTGCTGTGA
- a CDS encoding chemotaxis protein CheW, giving the protein MVELQEQKEMKVIVFQLMDKEYAIGVDVVQSIEKLLSITRVPKTPSYVKGVINLRGVVTPIVDLRDRFGLELKEMDDSTRIIIVSLEEFEVGLIVDAANDVLDIPLQSIEPQPEVVGTIESEFISGVAKVDKRLLVMLNLDKVLEPIKRVSSDER; this is encoded by the coding sequence ATGGTTGAACTGCAAGAGCAAAAAGAAATGAAAGTAATCGTATTCCAATTGATGGACAAGGAATATGCAATCGGGGTAGATGTCGTCCAATCCATCGAGAAGCTGCTCTCCATCACTCGAGTGCCGAAGACGCCATCTTACGTCAAAGGGGTTATCAACCTTCGGGGGGTTGTGACGCCGATCGTCGATTTACGGGATCGTTTCGGATTGGAATTGAAAGAAATGGATGATAGTACACGAATCATCATCGTGTCGTTGGAAGAGTTCGAAGTCGGTCTAATTGTGGACGCGGCGAATGATGTGCTGGACATTCCGCTTCAATCCATCGAGCCGCAGCCCGAAGTGGTAGGCACGATCGAATCTGAATTCATCTCCGGGGTAGCTAAAGTGGATAAGCGGCTTCTAGTCATGTTGAATTTGGATAAAGTTCTCGAACCGATTAAAAGGGTGTCATCGGATGAGCGCTGA
- a CDS encoding chemotaxis protein CheA: MDTNQYLEMFIEESREHLQACNEHLLELEKNPQDLGIVNEIFRSAHTLKGMSATMGYEDIADLTHKMENVLDAIRNAKIRVTTEILDVVFQAVDYLEEMVLDISSGGSGKKDVSDLVRSLNSIESGGGVSAPVAAETAAAVVEEESAGTGDVSLSYDDFEMTVIGQSFEQGFSAYEISIRLREDCLLKAARVFMVFEILEKAGEIIKSVPSVDKLENEEFDEQFTVALLTKEQASDLEAKVMKVSEVEAVTVNAITQEYLIHDKREKEESAVKAAAEQPKEVAVVEKQVVEKSKRSNSSQHANKTIRVNIDRLDILMNLFEELVIDRGRLQSIASELHNPELTETTERMTRISGDLQNIILNMRMIPVETVFNRFPKMVRQLARELNKKITLEIVGAETELDRTVIDEIGDPLVHLIRNALDHGIESPEERIAKGKPETGTVTLRAYHSGNHVFIELEDDGAGVNRQRVLAKAISNGLVTEEMSESMTDRQVAELILASGFSTAEKISDVSGRGVGLDVVKNTIESLGGYISIESKEGQGSLFQVQLPLTLSIISVMLVEIDKEVYAIPLSSIIETAIIQTTDIMNAHNQKVIDFRGNIVPLVNLKEIFEIPENELASDGFQSVVIVRKGEKLAGLVVDSFIGQQEIVLKSLGNYLQSVFAISGATILGNGQVALIVDCNSLIK; encoded by the coding sequence ATGGATACGAATCAGTATTTGGAAATGTTCATCGAAGAAAGCAGAGAGCATCTGCAAGCGTGTAACGAGCATTTATTGGAACTGGAGAAAAATCCGCAAGATCTGGGGATCGTCAATGAGATTTTCCGCTCGGCCCATACGTTGAAAGGCATGTCTGCCACGATGGGATATGAAGATATCGCGGATTTGACGCATAAAATGGAAAATGTCCTCGATGCGATTCGAAATGCGAAAATCCGGGTGACGACGGAAATACTCGATGTCGTTTTCCAGGCCGTCGACTATTTGGAGGAGATGGTATTGGACATTTCTTCCGGCGGATCAGGCAAGAAGGACGTCAGTGATTTGGTACGTTCTTTGAACAGCATCGAGTCGGGCGGCGGAGTCAGCGCACCGGTAGCTGCCGAAACGGCTGCTGCGGTCGTTGAGGAAGAAAGTGCCGGCACCGGAGACGTTTCACTGAGCTATGACGATTTTGAAATGACGGTTATCGGACAATCATTCGAACAAGGTTTTAGTGCGTATGAGATTTCGATTCGGTTGCGCGAGGACTGCCTATTGAAAGCAGCGCGGGTATTCATGGTCTTTGAAATCCTGGAAAAAGCGGGAGAAATCATCAAATCCGTTCCAAGCGTCGACAAGCTGGAGAACGAGGAATTTGATGAGCAATTCACCGTCGCCCTCTTGACAAAAGAACAAGCGAGTGATTTGGAAGCAAAAGTGATGAAGGTATCGGAAGTTGAAGCAGTGACAGTCAACGCCATCACGCAGGAGTATTTGATCCATGATAAGCGAGAAAAAGAAGAGAGCGCTGTGAAAGCGGCGGCGGAACAGCCGAAAGAAGTTGCTGTCGTCGAGAAGCAAGTCGTGGAGAAGAGCAAACGCTCGAATTCATCCCAGCATGCCAATAAAACAATCCGAGTCAATATTGATCGTCTCGATATCTTAATGAACCTATTCGAAGAATTGGTCATTGACCGGGGAAGGCTACAGTCCATTGCAAGTGAACTGCATAATCCGGAATTGACGGAAACAACGGAACGGATGACCCGTATTTCCGGCGATCTTCAGAATATTATCTTGAATATGCGGATGATTCCGGTTGAAACGGTATTCAATCGGTTTCCGAAAATGGTCAGGCAGCTTGCCCGCGAATTGAATAAGAAAATTACATTGGAGATTGTCGGGGCGGAAACCGAGCTTGATCGGACCGTTATCGATGAAATCGGTGATCCTCTCGTGCACTTAATCCGCAATGCGCTCGATCATGGGATTGAAAGCCCGGAAGAACGGATAGCGAAAGGAAAGCCGGAAACGGGAACAGTGACATTGCGCGCTTACCATTCCGGAAATCATGTGTTCATCGAACTGGAAGATGACGGAGCGGGAGTCAATCGGCAAAGGGTATTGGCCAAGGCCATTTCGAACGGCTTAGTCACTGAAGAGATGTCGGAATCGATGACCGATCGCCAAGTGGCCGAACTTATCCTAGCTTCCGGATTCTCGACGGCAGAGAAGATTTCCGACGTGTCCGGCCGCGGTGTTGGGTTGGATGTTGTCAAGAATACGATTGAATCTTTAGGCGGCTATATTTCTATCGAGTCGAAGGAAGGGCAAGGTTCTTTATTCCAAGTGCAATTGCCTTTGACGTTGTCGATCATTTCCGTCATGCTTGTTGAGATTGATAAGGAAGTTTATGCAATCCCTCTTTCCTCGATCATTGAAACGGCGATTATTCAAACGACGGATATTATGAATGCTCATAATCAGAAGGTCATTGATTTCCGAGGCAATATCGTACCGTTGGTCAATTTGAAAGAGATTTTTGAAATACCAGAGAACGAGTTGGCTTCGGACGGATTCCAATCGGTCGTCATCGTGCGCAAAGGGGAGAAGCTGGCGGGCTTGGTAGTCGATTCTTTCATAGGCCAGCAGGAGATCGTCCTGAAATCGCTCGGGAATTATTTGCAAAGCGTCTTTGCGATTTCCGGTGCGACGATTCTTGGAAATGGACAGGTTGCATTGATCGTGGATTGCAACTCATTGATCAAATAG